In one Magallana gigas chromosome 7, xbMagGiga1.1, whole genome shotgun sequence genomic region, the following are encoded:
- the LOC105326151 gene encoding membralin: protein MNAEPENEGGANRSQRPNNPLFNMRERLFHALFYRVALTYARAFPKPVRRILEFAILVKALLVLGILAYIHIVFARTPMNCLANVQSTWPRNGILRVEIVHNASENYSIINSYEKEYSDFTLHFFNEDSEVDHEEETASSPNMEDKDGHFEEHIGEDEMEGTSGHHSEEKGADKPSLAAEKDTHLAGSTEEQARHNNTSQATKDISNQTIKSSGLPEADDNRASFTDDSQIAVEGNTTYSPPEDPHTFETQAYHLSEIEMLAKVVWPEEKYIVEYALEYGFLRLSPKTRQRLNITVMLVTLDPEKETCFGDSISRFLLAEFLGYDDILMSSIKQLAEKEDNKGYLRNVVTGEHYRFVSMWMARSSYLAAAFIMLVFTVCVSTLLRYSHHQIFIFIVDLLQMLEMNITIAFPAAPLLTVILALVGMEAIMTEFFNDTTTAFYIILIVWIADQYDAICCHTNISKRHWLRFFYLYHFAFYAYHYRFNGQYSGLALFTSWLFIQHSMLYFFHHYELPAILQQERIQQIVTNQQNNQGTQTQIGNNAQPDANHNTEQITATNNTSGNTATDNTTRTTATSNNRELSPATNEEQTSAALSNLHNTNQDSPQTNSSENATQNSATTIATHNCTANNGKPQQSSIASKQQSASAGIATTGNTDQNFAGQSSYRQLDPTDKPETPKEGGHLSDNQQTDSVPSKISAQPLSEGTNSINLNPQGTVSDENTSVKNFGDMKHSGTGEKGSMLMSVDRDSVRGESGACRNGELCDGSSLNSNSCSDVDLSSSSGELSHSVCSQETKDSEQTGNS, encoded by the exons ATGAATGCTGAACCGGAAAATGAGGGTGGAGCAAACAGGTCGCAGCGCCCCAACAACCCTCTGTTTAACATGAGAGAGAGGCTGTTTCACGCCTTGTTTTACAGAGTGGCTTTGACCTATGCTCGGGCCTTTCCTAAACCCGTCCGCAGGATTCTGGAGTTTGCCATCCTGGTCAAG GCTCTTCTTGTACTTGGAATACTTGCCTACATACACATTGTCTTCGCGCGTACACCAATGAACTGCTTGGCTAATGTGCAGAGCACATGGCCAAGAAATGGAATACTCCGAGTGGAAATTGTCCACAACGCCTCAGAAAACTACAGCATAATCAACTCCTACGAAAAGGAATACTCCGACTTCACCCTGCACTTCTTCAACGAGGACAGCGAGGTGGATCATGAGGAAGAAACAGCTTCCTCACCAAACATGGAGGACAAGGACGGGCATTTTGAGGAGCATATTGGTGAGGATGAAATGGAAGGAACATCAGGGCATCATAGTGAGGAGAAGGGAGCAGACAAACCTTCATTAGCTGCTGAAAAAGACACACATTTAGCAGGGTCCACAGAGGAACAGGCTAGACATAACAATACAAGTCAGGCTACCAAGGACATCTCCAACCAGACTATCAAAAGCTCAGGATTACCTGAAGCTGATGATAACAGGGCCAGTTTTACTGACGACTCACAGATAGCCGTGGAGGGAAACACGACATACAGTCCGCCGGAGGACCCCCATACGTTTGAAACACAGGCTTATCACCTCTCAGAGATCGAAATGTTGGCCAAAGTGG tatGGCCCGAGGAAAAATACATTGTGGAGTATGCCTTGGAATATGGGTTTTTGAGATTGTCCCCCAAAACCCGACAGAGACTGAACATCACTGTCATGTTGGTCACTCTGG ATCCTGAGAAGGAGACATGTTTTGGGGACAGCATTAGTCGCTTCCTGTTGGCCGAGTTCCTGGGATATGATGACATTCTGATGTCCAGCATCAAACAACTGGCCGAGAAGGAGGACAACAAAG GTTACCTGAGGAATGTGGTGACAGGTGAACACTACCGCTTTGTCAGTATGTGGATGGCCAGAAGTTCCTACCTGGCTGCAGCCTTTATCATGCTTGTCTTC ACTGTCTGTGTTTCCACACTACTGAGATATTCTCATCATcagatttttatctttattg TGGACCTGCTGCAGATGTTGGAGATGAACATCACCATTGCATTCCCGGCCGCTCCACTTCTTACCGTGATCCTGGCTCTTGTGG GAATGGAGGCTATAATGACCGAGTTTTTTAACGACACGACAACGGCATTCTACATCATCCTGATTGTGTGGATTGCTGACCAGTATGATGCCATCTGTTGCCATACCAACATCAGTAAACGACACTGGCTCAG GTTTTTCTACCTGTACCATTTTGCATTTTATGCCTACCACTACAGATTCAACGGCCAATACAGCGGACTAGCTCTGTTTACATCTTGGTTATTTATACAG CATTCGATGTTGTATTTCTTCCACCACTATGAGCTGCCCGCCATTTTACAGCAGGAAAGAATTCAACAGATTGTTACAAACCAACAAAACAACCAGGGGACCCAGACACAGATCGGAAACAACGCACAACCAGATGCCAACCACAACACGGAGCAAATCACAGCAACAAACAACACGTCAGGCAACACAGCAACAGACAACACGACTCGCACTACAGCAACATCGAACAACAGAGAGCTTTCTCCAGCAACAAACGAAGAGCAAACTTCAGCAGCACTCAGCAATTTACACAACACCAACCAAGATTCTCCTCAAACCAATTCCTCAGAAAATGCAACACAAAATTCAGCAACAACCATTGCAACACATAATTGCACTGCAAACAATGGCAAACCACAGCAGAGTAGCATAGCAAGCAAGCAACAGTCAGCATCTGCAGGAATAGCAACCACAGGCAACACAGATCAGAACTTTGCAGGTCAGAGTAGTTACAGACAACTTGACCCCACAGACAAACCTGAGACACCCAAGGAGGGTGGTCATCTGTCTGATAATCAACAAACTGACTCTGTCCCCTCCAAAATTAGTGCTCAACCTCTCAGTGAAGGTACaaattcaataaatttgaaTCCACAAGGAACTGTGTCCGATGAAAACACATCTGTGAAAAACTTTGGGGACATGAAGCATAGTGGTACAGGGGAGAAGGGTTCTATGTTAATGTCTGTAGACAGAGACTCAGTCAGAGGGGAGTCTGGTGCTTGTAGGAACGGTGAGCTGTGTGATGGGAGCTCACTTAACAGTAACAGTTGTAGTGATGTGGACTTGAGCTCAAGTAGTGGTGAACTGTCCCACTCAGTGTGTTCACAGGAAACCAAAGACTCGGAGCAGACGGGCAACAGTTGA